From the Megalopta genalis isolate 19385.01 chromosome 13, iyMegGena1_principal, whole genome shotgun sequence genome, one window contains:
- the LOC143260467 gene encoding trypsin 3A1 gives MHRNATFIAHEDAKHSVCHTDLFNAFAPVLSFVALLGIEHVTANAKARIIGGHPVDIKLRPFMVSTISKIFLSLYNSEGFICGASILSDRWGITALHCLMSENATSYYVRAGSNLHYFGGTLHRLTRIHAYDRTAFLYWFSSMLHYDIALFEVWPSFRFSSKVRAARLPNKFSRLPRTLYVCGWGYSDFQQNARINNALMGVHVRRIPYEACVNQTTEYKALVDKEHHVCYGTPGKDSCFGDSGGPLANKNTIYGVVSFGQNCGTVPGVYESVQYYRQWIKRVTNL, from the exons ATGCATCGCAACGCGACGTTTATAGCTCACGAAGATGCAAAGCACTCAGTTTGTCACACAGATTTATTCAACGCGTTCGCACCGGTGCTAA GTTTCGTTGCATTGCTAGGGATAGAACATGTTACGGCAAATGCAAAAGCGAGAATCATCGGTGGCCATCCTGTTGATATCAAACTGAGACCGTTCATGGTGAGTACGATTAGTAAGATCTTt CTCTCTTTATACAACTCTGAAGGATTTATATGCGGCGCTAGCATACTCTCCGATAGATGGGGTATAACTGCTCTTCATTGTTT AATGTCCGAAAATGCTACGAGCTATTACGTACGAGCCGGATCAAATTTGCACTATTTTGGAGGCACGTTGCATAGGTTAACTAGGATACACGCGTACGACAGAACAGCATTTCTCTACTGGTTTTCCAGCATGTTGCATTACGACATAGCACTTTTCGAAGTGTGGCCATCCTTTCGTTTTTCGAGCAAAGTGAGAGCTGCTCGTTTGCCGAACAAGTTCAGTCGACTGCCTCGGACGCTGTACGTTTGTGGATGGGGCTACAGTGATTTCCAACAAAAT GCAAGAATTAACAACGCCCTAATGGGGGTCCACGTTCGACGTATACCGTACGAGGCTTGCGTTAACCAAACAACGGAATACAAAGCACTGGTTGACAAAGAACACCACGTTTGTTACGGTACTCCTGGCAAAGATTCCTGTTTCGGCGACTCAGGGGGCCCTTTGGCTAATAAAAATACAATCTATGGTGTAGTGTCTTTCGGTCAAAATTGTGGCACAGTGCCGGGTGTTTACGAAAGTGTTCAATACTATCGTCAGTGGATTAAACGTGTCACAAATTTATGA